AATGAGATTCTATGAGGCCGCTGGAAAAAATACGAAAGCTTGTTTAAGATTCTTCAAAAAACCTAAAAGTGTAGAAATTGTTAACATGCTAGAAGAAAAAGATGAAGAATTTGACAAGGAGATCATCATGGATGGTGAGTCCATCAAACTCTCCATGGACCCCTTTGAGATCGTCACATTAAAACTTGAATTCTAATCTTCCTTTTCTTCTTTTTTTGTGAACACGTCAACAAATTCCACCTTTTTAATGTCCATGTTCTCCCAGATATCCCTGGCAATCCTGAACCTTGAAAGTGTAACATCCATGTATGGCCTTCTATCAAAGCGGCTCAACTCATCCATGTAGATCTTAACTGTACCATCATCAATTTCAACCTGGATCTTATCAAGGTTGATCTTATCCAATGGATAATATAATTGTATCATGCTCTTAACCTTCTCAGTATCATCCTTGATTATCTCCTTAACCTTAATATCATATTCAAGGGTTTTGCCTGCAAGTTCATGATTAAAATCTACACGGACACGGCCACCATCTATACTCTGGATCCTGCCTTCATGACCCTCTAAGGTTATGCTCATACCAACCCTCGGTTTAATGCCTTGCTTTTTAAATTCTATCATTGGTATGAGCCTTACAAGGTTAGGATCTCGTTTACCGAAGGCTTCTTCTGGTTCGAGTTCAATATGCTTTTCTTCCCCTTCTTCCATGCCAAGAACAGCCTCATCCAATCCTTTGATAAGATGGCCTCCTCCAACAATCACAGGAACCGGCCCGAAGACTTTTTTGATTTTTAGACCGGCCTCTTTGGCAACATCCTCTATGGTGGTGTCGAATACCTCACCGGTCTCTTTGACACGTCCTGTGAATTCTAATCTTACAAAATCTCCCTTTTTCACTGCCATATCTCTAGCCTCCTATGTGGTATTCTATCTTCAAATTCCTTTAAAACCTCTTCATTCTTATAATCTAATATTCTGATGGTGGAAGGATAATTTTCTATATATTTAGAGATCAGTCCTTTATGAACTTTTGCCTCTAGCACAGATAATATACGATTCTTATAATGTTTGCTGAAACCCCGGGGGATGCAAGCCAGTATCTTCTCTATACTATTAAATGGTCTATTTTCTATGATGGCATTGGCAGTTTTTTCATCAAACAGGTTAAGTTCTAGGAGTTCATCACGTCCTAGGAAGTTTGCATTTTCTATTATTTCATCTTCAAGGCGGATTTCATGTAATGGTGCTCTGCCTTGGCTGATTTCATCCTTGAGAACCTTAAGCGTCTCAGGGGGTAGCATGTTCTCTATTTCGTCAAGCCGCCCCTCTGATGTGGCCTTCCTGATCAAAGTGCCACTTATACCCTCTAAGCGTTCCACGAAGATGAATTTATCCTTAAAATCGAATCCTATCTTCCCAAGGGCTCTTGAAAGTGATAGGATGACATAATTATCCTCTTCAAGTTTGCCCTCCAATATTGTCTCACCAGTTTCAAGGTCGACTATCCTATAAGGGCGTGGAACCACCCTATGCCCCTTTTTTATCCTCTCCAGGATCTCTTGGAAACCTTCCATTGGCCTATAACCCCTTGGGATATAATCGGCATCAAGGGCCTTGAACATCTTAGCAAGACAGATGGAATATTGTCCAGAACCCATAACACCCATTGGGGGCCCCTCAACTGCAATGTCAGCCCCCACCATTACAGCGGCCTTTGCACGGGCTCTTCTCGTCATTATATAGGGTAGACCTCTTCCACTGCGCTCCAACGGCCCTGGGATAACTGCCACGAATAAACCGTCTGGTATCCTCTTCTTGGCCTCGAACATGCAATGCCTATGACCATTATGTAAAGGAGAATATTCTGTAAAATCGGCTATAATAGGCCTATCAGACGATGAACTCCCATACAATGGGGTGTGTTTAGAATCATCTACTATAAGCTGAAAATCTTCCCTGATAATCTCCTCTATGAATGAATAGTCAATTTTCATAGAATAAAATATAATAACTCATAGTGAATATTTTTTATTGATGTTAGACTTAGCACTTGAAAATTGTAGTATAAACCAGAATATAGTGAATATTGGCGTCAAGGATGGTAAAATAGCCAGTATAAGTAAATCACCCCTAAAGGCTGATAAGAAGATAAACATAAAGGGGAAGATCATATTACCAGGGCTTATAGATGCTCATGTACATTTTCGCGAACCAGGATACGAATATAAAGAGGATTTTAGGACAGGTTCCATGGCAGCCGCCCACGGGGGCTTCACAACAATACTGGACATGCCAAATACAAAACCGGAAACAAACACTGCAAAGGAATTTAAAAAAAAGATTAAGATAGCATCAAAAAAGAGCATAGTAGACTTCGGATTACATGCAAGCATAAACAAAATAAAAGAAATAGAAAAGATAATACCATTAAAACCAGCATCATTCAAAATATTCACAGAAAAAATAGAAAACCACAAAATATCTCTGATATTCCAGACCTTAAAGGGGTCCAAGATCCCGGTAACATTTCATTGTGAAGACCCAGAGATAATAGAATATTACACAAGCCAATTAAAAGATGAAACCAGACCAGAAATATACTCCCTCGCAAGGCCAAGCATAGCCGAGGAACTCGCAATTGCAAAAGCAATAACATTCTCCCACCACTACAACCATCCAACCCATATATGCCATGTAAGCTCAAAAAAAGCACTAAAACTTATAAGATCTGTAAGAGCCCCTGTAACGTGTGAAATAACACCACACCACCTACTACTCAGATCAAAAGATTTGAAAAAGTGGGGAACCATCACAAAGACTAACCCACCACTCCGACCCGAAAAAGAGGCCATAAACTTCAAGGACCTTAAAATGATTGATATAATAGCCACTGACCATGCGCCACACACACTACAAGAAAAAGAGAACAACATCTGGGACGCCCCACCAGGAATACCTAACCTAGAAGTGACCCTGAAACTCCTGCTCACATTAACCAGGAAAAAACGCCTCAAACTAGCCAGGATCCAAAAGATGCTCTCAGAAAAACCAGCAAGCATATTCGGACTCAAAAACAAAGGCCGGATAAAAATTGGGATGGACGCGGATTTCGTTGTCATAGACCCTAAAAAAACCGGTAAAATAAAAACTGACGAATTCTACAGTAAAGCACATTACACCCCATTTGAGGGCAGAGAATACATAGGGGAGCCGATAATGACCATACTCCGCGGAGAACTGATAATGGAATACGGTGAAATATCAAAGAACAAGGGAGCCCATATAAAAAGCAAATACACCAAAGAATAAAAAAAGAGAGAATAATAGGTTATTTTAGGGATAGTGCATTGTTTGGACAAACATCTATGCACTGGTCACAGAGTATGCAGAATCCCTTAAGTGGCACGTTTTCCTCTGTGAGTTTGAGCATATCATATGGGCATGCTTCTATACATGTACCACACTGCTGGCATTTGATTGGATTGTACTGTATCCTATTCCTTTTGACGATCTGGCCATTGATTTCCTTGTCTATTTCAGAGAGTGTTAATGCTCCGTGTGGACACACTACTGTACATGCACCGCATCTTGTGCACATGTTATATGATGGTTCCTCGTCCACTTTTATCTTCCCTGGGATTTGGAAGCCATTCTCTGTAACGACCCTTATAGCCTCATTGGGACATTTTTTGGCGCAGGCACCGTCTAATCTGCATTTTTCTTCATCCCATACAACGCCTTCTTCTGTTGTGGGCTTTGCTGGTCCGAATTCAACATCTAATGTTATGGCATCTACTGGGCATAATTCCTCGCATAAACCGCAAGCAGTGCAAATCTCTGGTAATTTAACAGTTAAACTGGACGCTTTAGCATCTATGAAGTCGCCTGGACAGGCTTCAACGCAAGTGTTGCAGCCTATGCATGTTTCCTCGTCCACTTCAAATTTTTTGATTTCCCTAGTCCTCTTTTCAGGTTTTCTACCTGAAATGTAAACTGCATTCCATGGGCATGTCTGGGAGCATACACCACACTTGATACAAAGGTCTTCGTCGATTTCAATTGTACCCCCTATCTCCTCGAGGGTTATTGCCTCCACTGGACATTCATCTACACAAGTTCCGCAACCCACGCAATCTGTGATGAATATTGGCTCTGTTATCTCTAGTTCAACTCTTTCGGGTTCTTTAACGCCTTCGATTCCGATAACACCAACTGGGCAGATATCCACACACTTCTGGCACATGACACAGAAACCCTTTAATGGGACCTTCTGTACTTTACCCTCCTCCAATTTAAGTATTTGTGGGGGGCAGATCTCTACACAGTCGCCGCACTGTTGACACTTATCAGGGTTATAAACTATCCTAGCTTGTGTAACTTCTCCATCATCTTCGATTGTGATATCCCCAACACTCAATGCCTGGTTTGGACAGACTTCAACGCATTTAGGCTCGCCCTCACAAAGGTCACAATAGATTACATCCTCTGGTGTGACTTCAATGGCTTCACTGGGGCATGTTCCTTCACATGCCCCGCAACGTATACAGTCCTCTTTATTTACTATTATCATCCCTACCACCTTCTAGTGGGGTTTAGAACTTCTTCACTAAGTTACCTTCGCTGTCATAGATTTCTAGGGTGGCGAGCCTCATTTGACTGTCAATTGTATGGGTTGCACATGAGAGGCATGGATCGTATGCTCTGATAACCATCTCCATTAGGTTGAAGATTTTATCATCTAACTCGACGCCTGGTTTTATATAATCTTCTGCAACCTTTTGTATGCCCATTTCCATGGCTGGGTTGTTCTGTATCGTGGCGACGATAATGTTGGCCCTTGTTATTAGTCCGTTTTCGTCACATGTGTAGTGGTGTGTTAATGTTCCCCTTGGTGCTTCAACTATACCTACGCCATCACCTTCCTGTCTTTCGAGTTCTCCTGGTATTTTCTCTCCTGATAGGTCCCCTTCTAGGGCGTCTGCTGCACATTCTGCACATGCTAGTAATTCTATGAGTCTTGCCCAGTGGAATAGTAGTGTCTGTTGTGCGTATCCAAACCTGTCCCTGAATTCTTTGAAGTAATCTTGGGCTTTTGGGGCGGCGTCCGGCATTTTATCTGCAACGTTTAATCTTGAGAGTGGAGCAACCCTATATACACCATCTGGGTAGCCTAAGTCTTTTATGTATGGGAATTTGAGCCATGAATATGGTTTCACGTGCTCTGCCATTGTATCAGCATAATCTGCTGGTTTGAATTCCCTGAATAGGTTACCTTCCTTGTCTTTGATCCTTACTATACCATCATAGACATCCCACACACCATCCTTCACTAGACCTGTGTGGTATGTTTCAATAACACCTAATGAGTTTACAAGGTCGATATTCTCTTCAAATATTGGCACTGCGAGCTCTATTGTCTCCTCTGCTAGTTCAACACACCTTTTAGCTTTTTCTAGAAGGTCTTTTTGTGTTTCATCATCGAGCTCTGATGTTATGCCGCCTGGTGTGAATGTTGTTGGGTGTATTGGTCTTGCACCGGTGGCTGTTACGAGGTCTAGGGCGTTTTTACGGAGTTCTATTGCTTTGAGTGCTATGTCTGGTGAATCCTTAACTATCTGGAATACGTTTCTTGTTGCCCTGTCTTTTCCTGCTATGAAGTCTGGGGCTGCTAGGAAGTAGAAATGTAGTGCATGGGAGTGCATGTATGAGCCCCAGTTCATTATCTCTCTCATCTTGTATGCTGCTTCTGGTATGTCCTCTGGTTCGAATCCGAAGCATGCGTCAACTGCTTTTGCACTGGCGAGGTGGTGTTGCACGTCACATATACCACAGATCCTGGGGACTATACGTGGTGCTTCTTCGATGGGTCTTCCCTGGAGGAATTTTTCGAACCCGCGGAATTCCATGACATGTAATCTTGTATCTTCAACATTACCTGCTTCGTCAAGGTGCACGGTGATCTTGGCGTGACCTTCAATACGTGTTACAGGTTCCATTGTAACTTTAACCATTTATTTCCCCTCCTTTTGGATTTTCATGGGTATAAGGGCGGCTGGGAGCGTGTAGGTATAGAATGTTCCGACGATATCATCTAATTGTTCTGCGACCTCCTCAGGGTCTACTTTCTTATCCCTTTCAACTCCAAAGTCTGATGCTATGGCACTTATCATCTTAGCTCCCTGGTCTATTACACGTGTTGTTGGCCCATAGCATCCTCTGCAGTGTACTCCATTGCTTGGACATTGTGCACCACAGATTGATACTGTTGCTGGGCCCATGCATACTATGCCCTGTGCTATGAGGCAGAGGTCTTCTTCTGGTTTCCCTATTTCGAATTGCCTTTTTATGAAGTCCATTGCAAGTCCTTCTGGTGGTTTTTCTCTTGGACATACCTCGCACAAGTTTGTGTTTGGTAATTCAACTTCTTCTCCTTTTAGTAATGCTATGACGGCCTCTGCTACAACATCTGATTTTGGTGGGCATCCTGGGACGACAAGATCCACATCTATCACGTCTGAGAGTGGTCTTACTCTGTCTTCGAGGTGTGGCACGTCTTCTGATGGTATTACCTTGTCAGGGTTTGGCGTGCTTATTGAATTGATGTATGCTTCTTCAATGACTTCTTCTTTTGGCCAGAGGTTTCTGAGGCCGGGTATGCCCCCATAGGCTGCGCATGTACCATATGATATGACGAAGTCGGCTCTTTCCCTTAACAGTTCGGCGAATTCCCTGTTTTCGTCGTTCACTATCCCTCCTTCTATTATTACGACGTCAAGTTTTTCTGGGATTTCATCATATTTTATGTCCATTAGGACTGGGCTGAATTTAATTTCTGCCAATTCTAATAAATCTAATATTTGTTCATGGAAGTCTACTATTGATAGGTGGCATCCGGAGCATCCTCCAAGCCACATCGTCCCTATCTGTGCCTTTTCAGCCATTTTTATTCTCCCTCCTCCAATTTAGGCTTCAGCTGCTATTTGTTCTTTTACTGGTGATGGTCCAAGGGCTTTTATCCTGTCGACCATCATCTTTACTGTCTCGGCGAATTTTTCACCTTCTGATGCTGATATGTAATCATGGTGTAGTCTTTCTTTGCCTATTCCAAGTTCTTCTACGAGTTTGTAGACTAGTTCCATTCTCCTGGCCATTTTGTAGTTTCCTGCGTCATAGTGGCAGTCCCCAAAGTGACAGCCAGCTACTACGACACCGTCTGCGCCTTCTCTGAATGCTTTGAGTATGAATTGTGGTTCGACTCTTCCAGAGCACATAACCCTGATTACGCGGACGTTTGGTGGATATTGCATTCTTGCAGTTCCTGCTGTGTCAGCCCCACCATAGGAACACCAGTTGCAACAGAACATAACGATCTTTATATCCTCCTCAGCCATAGAGTCTCCTCCTTGCTCTTTTTTATTGTACAAATTGTACTTGGTATATTGGTTGAAAAAGAATAGGTATAAAGATTACTTATGAATCAATTTCGAAAAATTTATATACTGGATTAATAATCCTTGCATTTTTAATACATTCTAAATGAAACTTATAGTATCCTTAAAATCTCTGGAGATCTTATTGACGACCTCTGGTATTGTTGATGATATTATCGTAGTATCTGCGTAATGGTATGCCCTTTTATCATCACCATTTGCACCATTTAAATCAACCTTTAGTTGGGATCTTAGATTATCAATCGTCACATTCTCCACCCACTTGTCAGTGTCGCTTATCACGATCTCATCAACATAATCTTCTAGTTCCCTGCCTATAACCCAGGATAGAAACCTTGCACCTATGATCGCAATTTTATCCCCTAAAAGACCCTCTGAGGCCATCCTTTTAATATCATTCACGGTTTTCTGGATTTTAACCCGCTTGTATAAGGGTGTGTGTGGTAGGCATGCCCAGTGGGCGTCACCCACAAAAGTATGACCTATCCTTTCAGGATAAACATTGTCTTCACCAGCGGCTTTAACGGCCATTGCAAGAGCTTCCATTTCGCTTTTCTGGATTGGAACCCTTGTAAGCCCCTCTGGGATTTCATCTTTCATTATCTTGATTATTCTGGGAAGTCCAAAGTTTCCTCTCCTAGCCGTGCCTGGTGAATATCCGCACATGTAACCGTGATGGTTCCGTGGAAAACCTGTTATTATAGCATTTAACCCTGCTCTAAGGCCTACTCTACACTCATCCTCATAGGCTCCATTGGTTGCCACGATTTTGCCCGGTGCAAGGATTCTTGCCATGGCAACTGCCCGTGCGAATGTTCCAAGACGGTCAGTTGCAAGGTTGAAAGGACCTCCTTCAAGTACGAAAACATCCACGCCAATTTCAAGGGCGGTTTCAAATCCTGTGATAAGATCATCATATCCATCCCCTATGAACATTATCGCCTCCAAGCCTTTTCCATGTTCCCTTGCAAGTTTAGCAACCTTTTTAGCTTCTTTTATCGGGGCTGCATGGGCTTCAGCCCCTTGTGCAGAGGTCAGATTAATTGCAACTGATGTTGAATTTCTGATCCACTCATCCCTTTCGTGGAGCGCCTCTTTTTCTTTATCCAATAACCTGGAGTGTATCCTATTGCGGGGACAACCCTTAAATGGGGGTCCTTCCATGTAGCATTGGCCGATGCAATGTGTTATATCCTCTGGGAATCTCATTGGCCCATATTCACCGAAGTGGTCTAAGTCGATGGGGACTTCTGTTATCTGTCTGACTTTGCGCATTAATTCCACACCGTTCATCCCATAGGATTCTGCCATGTCTGCGAACGCGTATGCACAAGCATGTATGGTTGCCCCTATCATATCAGCTAATATGCAATTGCCTAGGAAGTCTATTTCTTCAAGGTCTGAGGCGCATGTACCCACTAGGATTTCTGTTAAGTCGCATCCGATGGGGAATCTCTTAAAATTGTATCCTAGTTTAATGGCTTCTTCCATTGAAAGTTCCGAGATGGTGTCAACTACTTTTATGGGGTCCTTGTCCTTCTTTGCAAGTTCCCAGGCCGCATTTGGGTCATGAATGGCTTCCATGATAAGATCTTCCATTATATCACCATGTTCTCTATTATATTGGATAAATGTCTAAAATGATATTATTTTTTTGGTTTCTATATTATTCTTATTTAATAATTTCTTGTATTATATGAATAAGTTTCGGATATAATTTTGGAT
The sequence above is drawn from the Methanothermobacter tenebrarum genome and encodes:
- a CDS encoding hydrogenase iron-sulfur subunit → MAEEDIKIVMFCCNWCSYGGADTAGTARMQYPPNVRVIRVMCSGRVEPQFILKAFREGADGVVVAGCHFGDCHYDAGNYKMARRMELVYKLVEELGIGKERLHHDYISASEGEKFAETVKMMVDRIKALGPSPVKEQIAAEA
- a CDS encoding peptidylprolyl isomerase; this translates as MAVKKGDFVRLEFTGRVKETGEVFDTTIEDVAKEAGLKIKKVFGPVPVIVGGGHLIKGLDEAVLGMEEGEEKHIELEPEEAFGKRDPNLVRLIPMIEFKKQGIKPRVGMSITLEGHEGRIQSIDGGRVRVDFNHELAGKTLEYDIKVKEIIKDDTEKVKSMIQLYYPLDKINLDKIQVEIDDGTVKIYMDELSRFDRRPYMDVTLSRFRIARDIWENMDIKKVEFVDVFTKKEEKED
- the mvhG gene encoding F420-non-reducing hydrogenase subunit MvhG; its protein translation is MAEKAQIGTMWLGGCSGCHLSIVDFHEQILDLLELAEIKFSPVLMDIKYDEIPEKLDVVIIEGGIVNDENREFAELLRERADFVISYGTCAAYGGIPGLRNLWPKEEVIEEAYINSISTPNPDKVIPSEDVPHLEDRVRPLSDVIDVDLVVPGCPPKSDVVAEAVIALLKGEEVELPNTNLCEVCPREKPPEGLAMDFIKRQFEIGKPEEDLCLIAQGIVCMGPATVSICGAQCPSNGVHCRGCYGPTTRVIDQGAKMISAIASDFGVERDKKVDPEEVAEQLDDIVGTFYTYTLPAALIPMKIQKEGK
- the hmdC gene encoding 5,10-methenyltetrahydromethanopterin hydrogenase cofactor biosynthesis protein HmdC, which encodes MEDLIMEAIHDPNAAWELAKKDKDPIKVVDTISELSMEEAIKLGYNFKRFPIGCDLTEILVGTCASDLEEIDFLGNCILADMIGATIHACAYAFADMAESYGMNGVELMRKVRQITEVPIDLDHFGEYGPMRFPEDITHCIGQCYMEGPPFKGCPRNRIHSRLLDKEKEALHERDEWIRNSTSVAINLTSAQGAEAHAAPIKEAKKVAKLAREHGKGLEAIMFIGDGYDDLITGFETALEIGVDVFVLEGGPFNLATDRLGTFARAVAMARILAPGKIVATNGAYEDECRVGLRAGLNAIITGFPRNHHGYMCGYSPGTARRGNFGLPRIIKIMKDEIPEGLTRVPIQKSEMEALAMAVKAAGEDNVYPERIGHTFVGDAHWACLPHTPLYKRVKIQKTVNDIKRMASEGLLGDKIAIIGARFLSWVIGRELEDYVDEIVISDTDKWVENVTIDNLRSQLKVDLNGANGDDKRAYHYADTTIISSTIPEVVNKISRDFKDTISFI
- the pyrC gene encoding dihydroorotase, translating into MLDLALENCSINQNIVNIGVKDGKIASISKSPLKADKKINIKGKIILPGLIDAHVHFREPGYEYKEDFRTGSMAAAHGGFTTILDMPNTKPETNTAKEFKKKIKIASKKSIVDFGLHASINKIKEIEKIIPLKPASFKIFTEKIENHKISLIFQTLKGSKIPVTFHCEDPEIIEYYTSQLKDETRPEIYSLARPSIAEELAIAKAITFSHHYNHPTHICHVSSKKALKLIRSVRAPVTCEITPHHLLLRSKDLKKWGTITKTNPPLRPEKEAINFKDLKMIDIIATDHAPHTLQEKENNIWDAPPGIPNLEVTLKLLLTLTRKKRLKLARIQKMLSEKPASIFGLKNKGRIKIGMDADFVVIDPKKTGKIKTDEFYSKAHYTPFEGREYIGEPIMTILRGELIMEYGEISKNKGAHIKSKYTKE
- a CDS encoding nucleotidyltransferase family protein, producing MKIDYSFIEEIIREDFQLIVDDSKHTPLYGSSSSDRPIIADFTEYSPLHNGHRHCMFEAKKRIPDGLFVAVIPGPLERSGRGLPYIMTRRARAKAAVMVGADIAVEGPPMGVMGSGQYSICLAKMFKALDADYIPRGYRPMEGFQEILERIKKGHRVVPRPYRIVDLETGETILEGKLEEDNYVILSLSRALGKIGFDFKDKFIFVERLEGISGTLIRKATSEGRLDEIENMLPPETLKVLKDEISQGRAPLHEIRLEDEIIENANFLGRDELLELNLFDEKTANAIIENRPFNSIEKILACIPRGFSKHYKNRILSVLEAKVHKGLISKYIENYPSTIRILDYKNEEVLKEFEDRIPHRRLEIWQ
- the mvhA gene encoding F420-non-reducing hydrogenase subunit MvhA, with amino-acid sequence MVKVTMEPVTRIEGHAKITVHLDEAGNVEDTRLHVMEFRGFEKFLQGRPIEEAPRIVPRICGICDVQHHLASAKAVDACFGFEPEDIPEAAYKMREIMNWGSYMHSHALHFYFLAAPDFIAGKDRATRNVFQIVKDSPDIALKAIELRKNALDLVTATGARPIHPTTFTPGGITSELDDETQKDLLEKAKRCVELAEETIELAVPIFEENIDLVNSLGVIETYHTGLVKDGVWDVYDGIVRIKDKEGNLFREFKPADYADTMAEHVKPYSWLKFPYIKDLGYPDGVYRVAPLSRLNVADKMPDAAPKAQDYFKEFRDRFGYAQQTLLFHWARLIELLACAECAADALEGDLSGEKIPGELERQEGDGVGIVEAPRGTLTHHYTCDENGLITRANIIVATIQNNPAMEMGIQKVAEDYIKPGVELDDKIFNLMEMVIRAYDPCLSCATHTIDSQMRLATLEIYDSEGNLVKKF
- a CDS encoding 4Fe-4S binding protein; the protein is MIIVNKEDCIRCGACEGTCPSEAIEVTPEDVIYCDLCEGEPKCVEVCPNQALSVGDITIEDDGEVTQARIVYNPDKCQQCGDCVEICPPQILKLEEGKVQKVPLKGFCVMCQKCVDICPVGVIGIEGVKEPERVELEITEPIFITDCVGCGTCVDECPVEAITLEEIGGTIEIDEDLCIKCGVCSQTCPWNAVYISGRKPEKRTREIKKFEVDEETCIGCNTCVEACPGDFIDAKASSLTVKLPEICTACGLCEELCPVDAITLDVEFGPAKPTTEEGVVWDEEKCRLDGACAKKCPNEAIRVVTENGFQIPGKIKVDEEPSYNMCTRCGACTVVCPHGALTLSEIDKEINGQIVKRNRIQYNPIKCQQCGTCIEACPYDMLKLTEENVPLKGFCILCDQCIDVCPNNALSLK